CTGGCAAGGACATCATGTTCGAAGGCGCCCAGGGTTCGTTGCTGGATATCGACCACGGTACCTACCCGTACGTGACCAGCTCCAACACCACCGCTGGTGGCGTTGCGACAGGTTCCGGCGTTGGCCCGATGTTCCTGGACTACATCCTGGGCATCACCAAGGCTTACACCACACGTGTAGGTTCGGGGCCGTTCCCGACTGAGCTGTTCGACGAAGTCGGTGCACACCTGGCCAAACAAGGTCACGAGTTCGGTGCAACTACCGGCCGTGCTCGCCGTTGCGGCTGGTTCGACGCGGTTATCTTGCGTCGCGCTATTGATGTGAACAGCATCTCGGGCATCTGCTTCACCAAGCTGGATGTACTCGACGGTCTGGAAACCATTAACATCTGCGTCGGCTACAAAGATGCAGACGGTAATGACGTTGCCCCAACTGACGCTGACAGCTACGTAGGCCTGCAGCCTGTGTACGAAGAAGTACCGGGCTGGACCGAGTCGACCGTGGGCGCCAAGACCCTGGAAGAACTGCCGGCCAACGCCCGTGCCTACATCAAGCGCGTTGAAACGCTGATCGGCGCACCGATCGACATTATTTCGACGGGCCCGGACCGCAACGAAACCATCGTTTTGCGTCATCCGTTCGCTTAATAAGCTGTTGATGTAAATAGAAAAGGGCTCCTTCGGGAGTCCTTTTTCGTGTCTGCCGTCGGCGCGGCACGACCCTTGCTTCGGTTCTCTCTTTCGCGGTGCTATCAAATTAATGGCACCCGTGGTGGAGGGATTCTTGATGTCTGCCGTTCTTTCGTTGTTACAAAGCCGTCTGTTGCGGCCGGTGTTCGTTACCTTGGGTATCGCCCTTTTGGTGCAAGTGCTGGTGGCGGTCGCGCTAACCCGGAGCACCGTTACTGCGCTGGAAGCGGACTTGGGCAGTCGCCTGGGTATCGATAGCCAAAAGCTGTCGGGTGAGTTGGCCCAAGCCGGCAAGGAAGTCACGTCCAGCCTGGACAGCTTGTCCGCCAGTACTCGCCAGCGTCTGACGGCGGGGCTTTCCACGCGCCTACAGGAAGAGCAGCAGCAGCTGCGTGCGACCCTGGAAAAAGACCTGAAAGACTCCGCTAACGACATGGCCCAACTGCTGGCCTCTGTGGCGCCCCGCGCCATGTGGGACAGCGATGTGCCAACGTTGTCAGAGTTTGCCCGGCGCGCCCAGCGCAATCCCAACGTGCTGTTTGTGGTCTACGACGACGCGGCAGGTGAGCA
The genomic region above belongs to Pseudomonas sp. S35 and contains:
- a CDS encoding adenylosuccinate synthase, whose product is MGKNVVVLGTQWGDEGKGKIVDLLTEHAAAVVRYQGGHNAGHTLVIDGEKTVLHLIPSGVLREGVQCLIGNGVVVAPDALLREIIKLEEKGVPVRERLRISPSCPLILSFHVALDQAREKARGELKIGTTGRGIGPAYEDKVARRGLRVGDLLNMPRFEDKLRELVDYHNFMLVGYYKEPAIEFEKTLAECKEYAELLKPLMLDVTAELHDLRRAGKDIMFEGAQGSLLDIDHGTYPYVTSSNTTAGGVATGSGVGPMFLDYILGITKAYTTRVGSGPFPTELFDEVGAHLAKQGHEFGATTGRARRCGWFDAVILRRAIDVNSISGICFTKLDVLDGLETINICVGYKDADGNDVAPTDADSYVGLQPVYEEVPGWTESTVGAKTLEELPANARAYIKRVETLIGAPIDIISTGPDRNETIVLRHPFA